One region of Oryza glaberrima chromosome 7, OglaRS2, whole genome shotgun sequence genomic DNA includes:
- the LOC127779140 gene encoding F-box protein At4g05010-like, whose amino-acid sequence MAIGQAKTKSSLSTSLSFSCSSTRILGRKRVAVSPAPPPSGGPHSPVRTLRKQRSTRLHMDDAVSLLESLPQDVLIKVLCKVNHSDLRALLLVSKQVSEATVVAREQHFAFATPSSKAALRGGEEEEEEAPGAPKLQRRVARSSPVWGKNLASISVNLFEAFESEVVEM is encoded by the exons ATGGCAATTGGACAGGCGAAGACGAAGAGCTCTCTCTCCACGAGCTTGAGCTTCTCTTGCAGCAGCACGAGGATCCTGGGGAGGAAGAGGGTCGCCGTCTCGCCGGCTCCGCCCCCCTCCGGCGGCCCGCACTCGCCGGTGCGGACTCTCCGCAAGCAGCGGAGCACCAGGCTCCACATGGACGACGCCGTCAGCCTGCTCGAATCACTGCCTCAAGATGTCTTG ATTAAGGTCTTGTGCAAGGTGAACCACAGTGACCTGAGGGCGCTGCTCCTAGTGTCAAAACAAGTTAGCGAAGCA ACGGTGGTTGCGAGAGAGCAGCATTTCGCGTTTGCGACGCCATCCTCGAAGGCCGCCTTgagaggcggcgaggaggaggaagaagaagctccCGGGGCGCCCAAGCTGCAACGCAGGGTTGCGAGGTCGTCGCCCGTCTGGGGCAAGAACCTTGCCAGCATCAGCGTCAACCTGTTCGAGGCGTTCGAATCGGAGGTTGTAGAGATGTAA
- the LOC127779138 gene encoding NADPH-dependent aldehyde reductase-like protein, chloroplastic, with translation MDAAAVAAAASSQQPAAAPPLAGRVAIVTGASRGIGRAIAAHLSALGASVVVGYASSAAEADALAAGLPRAVAVRADVADEAGVRSLFDAAESAFGAGAPHIVVANAAVLDDKYPTLVDTSTADFDRTFAVNTRGAFLCLREAAHRLPRGGGGRIVAITSSVVGSHPTGYSAYTASKAAVEAMMRTMAKELKGTRITANCVAPGATATDMFFAGKSEERVDEIKATNPMGRLGEAGDIAPVVGFLCTDAAEWVNGQVIRVNGGYV, from the coding sequence atggacgccgccgccgtcgcagctgCCGCGTCGTCGCAGCAGCCGGCGGCCGCCCCGCCCCTTGCCGGGCGTGTGGCCATCGTGACCGGCGCGTCGCGCGGCATCGGGCGCGCCATCGCGGCCCACCTCTCCGCGCTCGGCGCCAGCGTCGTGGTCGGGTACGCGTCCAGCGCCGCGGAGgccgacgcgctcgccgcgggGCTTCCCCGCGCCGTGGCGGTGAGGGCCGACGTGGCCGACGAGGCCGGCGTGCGGTCGCTCTTCGACGCCGCCGAGTCCGCCTTCGGCGCCGGTGCGCCGCACATCGTGGTGGCGAACGCGGCGGTGCTCGACGACAAGTATCCCACCCTGGTGGACACCTCGACGGCGGACTTCGACCGCACCTTCGCCGTCAACACGCGCGGCGCGTTCCTGTGCCTCCGCGAGGCGGCCCACCGGctgccccgcggcggcggcggccgcatcgTGGCGATCACCTCGTCGGTGGTCGGGTCGCATCCGACGGGGTACTCCGCGTACACGGCGTCGAAGGCGGCCGTGGAGGCGATGATGCGGACGATGGCGAAGGAGCTCAAGGGCACCCGCATCACGGCCAACTGCGTCGCGCCGGGGGCCACGGCGACGGACATGTTCTTCGCCGGGAAGAGCGAGGAGCGCGTCGACGAGATCAAGGCCACGAACCCGATGGGGCGgctcggcgaggccggcgacatCGCGCCAGTGGTCGGGTTCCTCTGCACCGACGCCGCCGAGTGGGTCAACGGCCAGGTCATCCGGGTCAACGGCGGGTACGTGTGA
- the LOC127778937 gene encoding organic cation/carnitine transporter 2-like, giving the protein MADEATTTPLLASYKAKPAKAPSIDDAIETYIGATGAGQLFKAILLAFAWAFDAQQVFISVFTDAEPRWHCTAGADPSCSPGAASPCALPPGAWAWDRPAETSVVSEWALKCAGPALVSLPASSFFAGCLAGGFLLTTLADSLLGRRKMLLVSLASMSVAGVLTAFSPNVWAYAALRFVCGFGRSMVGTCALVLSTELVGKRWRDTVSVAGFVCFTVGFLSLPALAYTFREASWRSMYLWTSLPSLGYAILLYFLVQESPRWLLVRGRKHDAIETVRQIAALNGGGGITCSFSMLHACATEREDDAAGGAGGGGGGVFATLRSMWERRWALRRLVAIMTASFGVGMVYYGMPLNVGNLGSNLYLSVTYNALAEFPSSVLSWLLMGRINRRSSVVALTAAAGVCSLACVAIPEGTGGRMAAEVLSFFATCTAFNIILMYSIELFPTSVRNSAVGMVRQALVLGGVAAPMLVALGRERSFWSFGVFGLAVGCLGLFAVCLPETRGRSMSDTMEEEEHKEAAAAIGDMDSNADLV; this is encoded by the coding sequence ATGGCCGACgaggccaccaccaccccgcTGCTGGCGAGCTACAAAGCCAAGCCGGCGAAGGCGCCGTCCATCGACGACGCCATCGAGACCTACAtcggcgccaccggcgccgggcAGCTGTTCAAGGCGATCCTGCTGGCCTTCGCGTGGGCCTTCGACGCGCAGCAGGTGTTCATCTCCGTGTTCACGGACGCCGAGCCGCGCTGGCACtgcaccgccggcgccgacccgTCCTGCTCGCCGGGCGCGGCCTCGCCGTGCGCGCTCCCTCCCGGCGCGTGGGCGTGGGACCGCCCGGCCGAGACGTCGGTGGTCTCCGAGTGGGCGCTCAAGTGCGCCGGCCCGGCGCTCGTCTCGCTCCCGGCGTCGTCGTTCTTCGCCGGATGCCTCGCCGGCGGGTTTCTGCTGACGACGCTCGCCGACTCCCTCCTCGGCCGCAGAAAGATGCTCCTGGTGTCGCTGGCGTCCATGTCGGTCGCCGGCGTGCTCACGGCCTTCTCGCCGAACGTGTGGGCGTACGCGGCGCTGCGGTTCGTGTGCGGGTTCGGGAGGTCCATGGTGGGCACGTGCGCGCTGGTCCTGTCCACGGAGCTCGTCGGCAAGCGGTGGCGCGACACGGTGAGCGTGGCCGGGTTCGTCTGCTTCACCGTTGGGTTCCTGTCGCTCCCGGCGCTCGCGTACACGTTCCGGGAGGCGTCGTGGCGGAGCATGTACCTGTGGACGTCGCTCCCGTCCCTCGGCTACGCCATCCTCCTCTACTTCCTCGTCCAGGAGTCGCCGCGGTGGCTGCTGGTGCGCGGCCGGAAGCACGACGCCATCGAGACGGTCCGCCAGATCGCGGCgctcaacggcggcggcggcatcacgTGCAGCTTCTCCATGCTGCACGCGTGCGCTACGGAGCgcgaggacgacgccgccggcggggccggcggcggcggcggcggcgtgttcgCGACGCTGCGGTCGATgtgggagcggcggtgggcgctgCGGAGGCTGGTGGCGATCATGACGGCGAGCTTCGGCGTCGGCATGGTCTACTACGGGATGCCGCTCAACGTCGGCAACCTGGGCTCCAACCTCTACCTCAGCGTGACGTACAACGCGCTGGCCGAGTTCCCGTCGTCCGTCCTCTCGTGGCTCCTCATGGGCAGGATCAACCGGCGGAGCTCGGTGGTCGCGctcaccgcggcggcgggggtgtgCAGCCTCGCGTGCGTGGCCATCCCGGAGGGCACCGGCGGGCGGATGGCCGCCGAGGTGCTCTCCTTCTTCGCGACGTGCACGGCGTTCAACATCATCCTCATGTACTCCATCGAGCTGTTCCCGACGTCGGTGCGCAACTCGGCGGTGGGGATGGTGCGCCAGGCGCTCGTgctcggcggcgtggcggcgcccATGCTCGTGGCGCTCGGCCGGGAGCGGAGCTTCTGGTCGTTCGGGGTGTTCGGGCTCGCCGTCGGCTGCCTCGGGCTGTTCGCCGTCTGCCTGCCGGAGACGAGGGGGAGGAGCATGTCGgacaccatggaggaggaggagcacaaggaggccgccgccgccattggcgACATGGATAGCAATGCCGACCTCGTGTAG
- the LOC127780463 gene encoding organic cation/carnitine transporter 2-like codes for MADAATTPLLTSHEAKPAKALSIDDAIETYIGATGARQLLTAMLLAFAWAFEAQQVFMPVFTDAEPTWHCTGVAAAAGGDPGSSCSPAAASPCALPPGTWEWDRPTETSVVSEWALKCGGGGPALVSLPASSFFAGNLAGGFLLTTLADTHLGRRKMLVLSLATMSVAGVLTAFSPNVWVYAALRFVSGFGRSMVGTSAMVLSTELVGKWWRNTVSVAGFVLFSVGFMSLPALAYTLREASWRTMYVWTSLPSLCYAVLLYFLVQESPRWLLVRGRKQEAIEALRQIASLNGGEGVTTSSFSMLDACAVEVGDGVAGGDGMFASLRLIWERRWAFQRLAAMMTASFGVGVVYYGLPLSVGSLSSDLYLSVAYNAAAELPSSVLSWLLMGRFNRRSSVVALTTASGLCSLACVVIPDEEAGTGGLRLAAELASFFASCAAYDVMLMYSIELFPTSVRNSAVGLVRKAAVLGGVVAPMLVALGRERSYWSFGVFGLAVGCLGLFVTWLPETKRRRLSDTMEEEEEAAAAILSCAGASDMNNNGELV; via the coding sequence ATGGCCGACGCGGCCACCACCCCGCTGCTGACGAGCCATGAAGCAAAGCCGGCCAAGGCACTGTCCATCGACGACGCCATCGAGACGTACATCGGCGCCACCGGCGCCCGCCAGCTGCTCACGGCCATGTTGCTGGCCTTCGCTTGGGCTTTCGAGGCGCAGCAGGTGTTCATGCCCGTGTTCACGGACGCGGAGCCCACATGGCACTGCACCGGCGTtgcggccgccgcgggcggcgacCCCGGCTCGtcctgctcgccggcggccgcttcGCCGTGCGCGCTCCCGCCCGGCACGTGGGAGTGGGACCGCCCGACCGAGACGTCGGTGGTGTCGGAGTGGGCGCtcaagtgcggcggcggcggcccggcgctcGTCTCCCTCCCGGCGTCGTCGTTCTTCGCCGGCAACCTCGCCGGGGGCTTCCTGCTCACGACGCTCGCCGACACTCATCTGGGACGCAGGAAGATGCTCGTCCTTTCGCTGGCGACCATGTCCGTCGCCGGCGTGCTCACGGCCTTCTCGCCGAACGTGTGGGTGTACGCCGCCCTGCGGTTCGTGAGCGGGTTCGGCAGGTCCATGGTGGGCACCTCCGCGATGGTCCTGTCCACGGAGCTCGTCGGGAAGTGGTGGCGCAACACGGTGAGCGTCGCCGGGTTCGTCTTGTTCTCCGTCGGGTTCATGTCACTCCCGGCGCTCGCGTACACGCTCCGCGAGGCGTCGTGGCGGACCATGTACGTGTGGACGTCGCTCCCGTCCCTCTGCTACGCCGTCCTACTCTACTTCCTCGTCCAGGAGTCGCCGCGGTGGCTGCTGGTGCGCGGACGGAAGCAGGAGGCCATCGAGGCGTTGCGGCAGATCGCGTCGCTcaacggcggcgaaggcgtTACAACGTCGAGCTTCTCCATGCTGGACGCGTGCGCTgtggaggtcggcgacggcgtggccggcggcgacggcatgtTCGCCTCGCTGCGGTTGATatgggagcggcggtgggcgttCCAGAGgctggcggcgatgatgacggcCAGCTTCGGCGTCGGTGTGGTCTACTACGGGCTACCGCTCAGCGTGGGCAGCCTGAGCTCCGACCTCTACCTGAGCGTGGCGTACAACGCGGCGGCCGAGCTCCCGTCGTCCGTCCTCTCGTGGCTCCTCATGGGCAGGTTCAACCGGCGCAGCTCGGTGGTCGCGCTCACCACGGCGTCCGGGCTGTGCAGCCTCGCGTGCGTCGTCATCCCGGACGAGGAGGCCGGCACCGGCGGcttgcgcctcgccgccgagctgGCCTCCTTCTTCGCGTCGTGCGCGGCGTACGACGTGATGCTCATGTACTCCATCGAGCTGTTCCCGACTTCGGTGCGCAACTCGGCGGTGGGGCTGGTGCGAAAGGCGGCGGTGCTGGGCGGCGTGGTGGCGCCCATGCTCGTCGCGCTCGGCCGCGAGAGGAGCTACTGGTCGTTCGGCGTGTTCGGGCTCGCCGTCGGCTGCCTCGGGCTGTTCGTCACCTGGCTGCCGgagacgaagaggaggaggttgtcggacaccatggaggaggaggaggaggccgccgccgccatcttgtCCTGCGCTGGCGCGAGCGACATGAATAACAACGGGGAGCTCGTGTAG